One stretch of Acidimicrobiales bacterium DNA includes these proteins:
- a CDS encoding ABC transporter permease, which produces MLRSFAGKVLYLIPVLIAVTALSFLLLKLLPGDPAVNILGPSATPAAVRALHKSLGLDKPVLSQYWHFVWNALHGDFGRSYQNNQPTLEALRQRLPVTLELLVLSQFLALVVSIPLAIRAATRPDGLLDRISTGVSFGFLALPSYVVGVVLVLVFAVQFHLFPATGYVPLTQNPVENLRSLTLPSITLAVAELATYMRLLRADMIMTLQEDFITMARAKGMPPWRILWLHAFRPSSFSLVTVAGLNFGRLIGGTFIVEILFALPGIGELTVQSIFSADYLVVQGTVLLVAVGYVMVNFLVDLLYVVIDPRVRHAASAS; this is translated from the coding sequence GTGCTGCGCTCATTCGCCGGGAAGGTCCTGTACCTCATCCCGGTACTGATCGCGGTGACCGCGCTGTCGTTCCTGCTGCTCAAGCTGCTGCCGGGCGACCCGGCGGTCAACATTCTCGGACCCAGTGCAACGCCCGCCGCCGTGCGGGCGTTGCACAAGTCCCTGGGTCTCGACAAGCCGGTGCTCTCGCAGTACTGGCACTTCGTGTGGAACGCGCTGCACGGTGACTTCGGTCGCTCGTACCAGAACAACCAACCGACGCTCGAGGCGCTGCGCCAGCGCTTGCCCGTCACCCTTGAACTGCTGGTGCTCTCGCAATTTTTGGCGCTCGTCGTGTCGATTCCGCTGGCGATCCGGGCGGCAACTCGGCCCGACGGCTTGCTCGACCGCATCTCGACGGGCGTGTCCTTCGGGTTCCTGGCGTTGCCGTCCTACGTCGTGGGCGTCGTGCTCGTGCTGGTGTTCGCCGTGCAGTTCCACCTCTTCCCGGCGACGGGGTACGTGCCGCTGACGCAGAACCCGGTCGAGAACCTGCGATCGCTCACCCTGCCCTCGATCACGCTGGCGGTCGCAGAGTTGGCCACGTACATGCGGCTGTTGCGCGCCGACATGATCATGACGCTGCAAGAGGACTTCATCACCATGGCGCGGGCCAAGGGCATGCCACCGTGGCGGATCTTGTGGCTCCACGCGTTCCGCCCGTCGAGCTTCTCGCTGGTGACCGTCGCCGGTTTGAACTTCGGCCGCCTCATCGGCGGCACCTTCATCGTCGAGATCCTCTTCGCGCTGCCCGGCATCGGCGAGTTGACGGTGCAATCGATCTTCAGCGCCGACTACCTCGTCGTGCAGGGGACGGTGCTACTCGTGGCGGTGGGCTACGTGATGGTCAACTTCCTCGTCGACTTGCTGTACGTCGTCATCGACCCGAGGGTGCGTCATGCTGCCAGCGCCAGTTGA
- a CDS encoding ABC transporter substrate-binding protein — MAAILALSLLAAGCGSDNKSSSDGGGASVSTETPKAGGKLVMGVEAEVDGFDPTQNRMDVTGLTYASIVYDSLGTFGKDGKVHPYLAESIDHNADYSVWTVKLRPNVKFSNGDPLTADDVVADWTAHLKSPLTSPAIAGYLKSVTKVDDLTAQFTMAGPWVPFPSYLTGQLGFVFSHKMLDDPKNAPRNPIGTGPFILKEWVPGNHMIATKNPNYWQKGLPYLDSVELRPIVETQSRESSLKAGTIDLMHSSDVQTIKDLKGNGSIASITDEKVAGEGEEHFIMLNTAKAPLDDVRVRQALAYATDRKRVNDTIDFGLTPDSTGPFGNVGSAFHGDTGYPSFSLQKAKDLVAAYEKDKGVNTISFELGTTNTGRNLQDMSLIQSMWKDAGINVTIKQVQQSEYILNALNGAYDAYDWRQFGEPDPDADFVWWTSKTASPIGQLALNFARNKDPQVDADLLKGRTSPNDADRKAAYEDIAKQFGTKDFPYLWLGETAWQIAFKPKVKGVTNWTLPDGAAGVDHTIGGFFLLTHVGVN; from the coding sequence ATGGCCGCGATCCTCGCTCTTTCGCTCCTCGCTGCCGGGTGCGGCTCGGACAACAAATCCAGCAGCGACGGCGGAGGTGCTTCGGTCTCGACCGAAACGCCCAAAGCGGGCGGCAAGCTCGTGATGGGTGTCGAGGCGGAAGTCGACGGTTTCGATCCGACGCAGAACCGCATGGACGTCACCGGTCTGACCTACGCGTCGATCGTCTACGACTCGCTCGGGACCTTCGGCAAAGACGGCAAGGTGCACCCGTACCTCGCCGAGTCGATTGACCACAACGCCGACTACTCGGTGTGGACCGTCAAGCTGCGCCCGAACGTGAAGTTCAGCAACGGTGACCCGCTCACGGCCGACGACGTCGTGGCCGACTGGACCGCCCACCTCAAGTCGCCGCTCACCAGTCCCGCGATCGCGGGCTACCTGAAGTCCGTCACCAAGGTCGACGACCTGACGGCGCAGTTCACCATGGCGGGCCCGTGGGTGCCGTTCCCGAGCTACCTCACCGGCCAGTTGGGCTTCGTGTTCTCGCACAAGATGCTCGACGACCCCAAGAACGCGCCCCGCAACCCGATCGGGACGGGCCCGTTCATCCTCAAGGAGTGGGTCCCGGGCAATCACATGATCGCCACCAAGAACCCGAACTACTGGCAGAAGGGCCTGCCGTACCTCGACTCCGTCGAGTTGCGCCCGATCGTCGAGACCCAGTCGCGTGAATCCAGTCTCAAGGCCGGCACCATCGACCTCATGCACTCGTCCGACGTGCAGACGATCAAGGACCTCAAGGGCAACGGGTCGATCGCCTCGATCACCGACGAGAAGGTCGCCGGCGAAGGCGAAGAGCACTTCATCATGCTCAACACCGCCAAGGCGCCGCTCGACGACGTGCGGGTGCGCCAAGCGCTGGCCTACGCCACCGACCGCAAGCGGGTGAACGACACCATCGACTTCGGTCTCACCCCCGACTCGACGGGCCCCTTCGGCAACGTCGGCTCGGCGTTCCACGGCGACACCGGCTACCCGAGCTTCAGCCTCCAGAAGGCCAAGGATCTCGTGGCGGCGTACGAGAAGGACAAGGGCGTCAACACGATTTCGTTCGAACTCGGTACGACCAACACGGGCCGCAACCTCCAGGACATGTCGCTCATCCAGTCGATGTGGAAGGACGCCGGCATCAACGTCACCATCAAGCAGGTCCAGCAGAGCGAGTACATCCTGAACGCGCTCAACGGCGCCTACGACGCCTACGACTGGCGGCAGTTCGGCGAGCCGGATCCTGACGCCGACTTCGTGTGGTGGACGTCCAAGACGGCGTCGCCGATCGGTCAGCTGGCGCTCAACTTCGCCCGCAACAAGGACCCGCAGGTCGACGCTGACCTGCTGAAGGGCCGCACGTCGCCCAACGACGCCGACCGTAAGGCGGCGTACGAGGACATCGCCAAGCAGTTCGGCACGAAGGACTTCCCGTACCTGTGGCTCGGCGAGACGGCGTGGCAGATCGCCTTCAAGCCGAAGGTGAAGGGCGTGACCAACTGGACGTTGCCCGACGGCGCCGCGGGCGTCGACCACACCATCGGCGGCTTCTTCCTGCTGACGCACGTGGGCGTCAACTAA
- a CDS encoding glycosyltransferase family 2 protein, producing MANTTPGPSSFSISIVLPALNEEANIEQALKSATTVADRLCRDHEILVVDDGSTDGTATVVRAAAAADTRVKLLSHPFNRGYGEALRTGFRAATMDLVFFTDADNQFDLNELEAFLPFAATVDVVAGYRINRQDPPLRRLAAWAWNHLVRVVFYVPVRDIDCAFKLFRRDVFEDIDLESVGAMVNTELMVKVGRSGRSIVELGVRHYPRLAGSPRGAHPKVVARALYELVRMRGRLRGVGPGRAGDLMQPRPDS from the coding sequence GTGGCGAACACGACGCCGGGGCCCTCCTCGTTCTCGATTTCGATTGTGCTGCCCGCCCTCAACGAGGAGGCAAACATCGAACAAGCGCTGAAGTCGGCCACCACCGTGGCGGACCGCCTCTGCCGCGACCACGAGATCCTCGTCGTCGACGACGGGTCGACCGACGGCACGGCGACGGTCGTGCGCGCCGCGGCTGCGGCCGATACCCGCGTCAAGTTGCTCTCTCATCCGTTCAACCGTGGGTACGGCGAAGCACTGCGAACCGGGTTCCGCGCCGCCACAATGGATCTGGTGTTCTTCACCGACGCCGACAACCAGTTCGACCTGAACGAGCTGGAGGCGTTCCTGCCCTTCGCCGCCACCGTCGACGTGGTCGCGGGCTACCGCATCAACCGTCAGGATCCGCCGCTGCGGCGCCTCGCGGCGTGGGCCTGGAATCACCTGGTCCGGGTGGTGTTCTACGTCCCCGTGCGCGACATCGACTGCGCCTTCAAGCTGTTCCGCCGCGACGTGTTCGAAGACATCGACCTCGAGAGCGTCGGTGCCATGGTCAACACCGAGCTGATGGTGAAGGTCGGGCGCTCCGGGCGCAGCATCGTGGAACTCGGTGTGCGGCACTACCCCCGCCTGGCCGGATCGCCCCGCGGCGCCCACCCCAAGGTTGTGGCGCGGGCCCTGTACGAACTGGTGCGCATGCGGGGCCGCCTGCGCGGCGTCGGACCGGGTCGCGCGGGCGACCTCATGCAGCCGAGACCCGATTCGTGA
- a CDS encoding ABC transporter permease, which produces MLPAPVDTDATGVEASAKKRVRLGVMFWLSIGWVVLIIFLAVFAGVLPLPDPNAQKAAINLNPSIHHLLGTDSLGRDMLSRVIYASRVSLTVGFASIFLGLLVGGSMGVIAGYYRGRVDRLLMGIADVMLAFPALVFALAIVTFLGQNLRNVTIAIAVISIAPIARIVRASTLTFAQREFVTAARTLGATNWRIIVREILPNVAIPVASFSFIAVALAIVGEGGLAFLGLSVHAPTPTWGGMINDGRSFLQDHPNLSLIPSTVLFVTVLALNFAGDALRARFDTKDVSV; this is translated from the coding sequence ATGCTGCCAGCGCCAGTTGACACCGACGCCACCGGCGTCGAGGCGTCGGCCAAGAAGCGGGTCCGCCTCGGCGTCATGTTCTGGCTGTCGATCGGATGGGTCGTCCTCATCATCTTCCTGGCGGTGTTCGCCGGGGTGCTGCCGCTGCCCGATCCGAATGCGCAGAAGGCGGCGATCAACCTCAACCCGTCGATCCATCACCTGCTCGGTACCGACTCGTTGGGTCGCGACATGCTGTCGCGGGTCATCTACGCGTCGCGGGTGTCGCTCACCGTCGGCTTCGCGTCGATCTTCCTCGGGCTCCTGGTCGGCGGTTCGATGGGTGTCATCGCCGGCTACTACCGCGGGCGCGTCGACCGGTTGCTCATGGGCATCGCCGACGTGATGCTGGCGTTTCCGGCGCTGGTGTTCGCCCTCGCCATCGTCACGTTCCTCGGTCAGAACCTGCGCAACGTGACCATCGCCATTGCCGTGATCTCGATCGCGCCAATCGCGCGGATCGTGCGCGCCAGCACCCTCACCTTCGCCCAGCGTGAGTTCGTGACGGCGGCGCGCACGCTCGGCGCCACCAACTGGCGCATCATCGTGCGCGAGATCCTGCCCAACGTCGCGATTCCGGTGGCGTCGTTCTCGTTCATTGCCGTCGCCCTGGCCATCGTGGGTGAGGGCGGGCTCGCGTTCCTCGGGTTGTCGGTCCACGCCCCGACGCCGACGTGGGGCGGCATGATCAACGACGGCCGCAGCTTCTTGCAGGATCACCCCAACCTCAGCCTTATCCCATCGACGGTGCTGTTCGTGACCGTGCTGGCGCTCAACTTCGCCGGTGACGCGCTGCGAGCCCGCTTCGACACCAAGGACGTGAGCGTGTGA